In Syntrophomonas wolfei subsp. wolfei str. Goettingen G311, a single window of DNA contains:
- a CDS encoding Com family DNA-binding transcriptional regulator yields MKDFRCKKCQKLLGKYRDCVELEIKCPRCGSRNTLGPTEKKNNVGEKELYFAACSKS; encoded by the coding sequence TTGAAAGATTTCAGGTGTAAGAAATGCCAGAAACTTTTAGGCAAATATCGAGACTGTGTTGAACTAGAGATAAAGTGCCCGCGCTGTGGAAGCAGGAACACTCTTGGTCCTACAGAAAAGAAAAATAATGTAGGAGAAAAGGAGTTGTACTTCGCCGCTTGCAGCAAAAGCTAG
- a CDS encoding enoyl-CoA hydratase-related protein — MEFENLILKKEERIAHLVINRPKALNALNQDTLIELKTAVEDVRDDQDIDVLIISGAGGKAFVAGADITFMMEINALEGREFGLLGQGVMRLIEAMEKPVIAAIDGFCLGGGCELAMACDFRICSEKSKFGQPEVGLGVTPGFGGTQRLPRIVGAGIAKQLLYTGDIINADEAMRVGLVNYIVPSEQLMGNVEKLAQKIALRGQKSVRFCKIAVNEGMQTDIDWAMTVEADLFDLCFATHVQKEGMRAFVEKRKANFIGK; from the coding sequence ATGGAATTTGAAAACCTGATCCTGAAAAAAGAAGAGCGGATTGCTCATCTGGTCATTAACCGGCCCAAGGCATTAAATGCCCTCAACCAGGACACTCTTATTGAATTAAAAACTGCAGTTGAAGATGTCAGAGACGACCAGGATATTGATGTGCTGATAATAAGCGGCGCCGGAGGTAAGGCTTTTGTAGCCGGAGCGGATATAACTTTTATGATGGAAATAAACGCCCTTGAGGGCCGGGAATTCGGGCTTTTGGGTCAAGGAGTCATGCGATTGATCGAAGCCATGGAAAAGCCAGTGATTGCTGCTATTGATGGTTTTTGCCTGGGTGGTGGATGTGAATTGGCTATGGCTTGTGATTTTCGTATCTGTTCCGAGAAAAGCAAATTCGGGCAGCCTGAGGTTGGCCTGGGCGTTACTCCGGGTTTTGGCGGAACCCAGCGCCTTCCTCGCATAGTAGGTGCGGGAATCGCCAAACAGCTGCTTTATACCGGCGATATTATAAATGCGGATGAGGCTATGCGGGTTGGATTGGTCAATTATATAGTACCATCAGAACAATTGATGGGGAATGTGGAAAAGCTGGCGCAAAAGATTGCCTTACGAGGCCAGAAGTCAGTCAGATTCTGCAAGATAGCGGTAAATGAAGGAATGCAGACCGATATAGACTGGGCCATGACCGTAGAGGCAGATCTTTTTGACCTTTGCTTTGCCACGCATGTTCAAAAAGAAGGCATGCGAGCATTTGTAGAAAAACGGAAAGCCAATTTTATTGGAAAGTAA
- a CDS encoding 3-hydroxybutyryl-CoA dehydrogenase produces MTIKKIMVIGAGQMGGGIAQVSAQAGYDTVQYDINMDLVNKGLAVIEKNLSRDVSKGKKSKEDKAAILGRIKPSVKLEDAADCDLVVEAIVENFDIKKQVFSQLDQIAPAHAILASNTSSLPITQIAATTKRPEKVIGMHFMNPVPVMKLVEIIRGLATTDEVYKIIEEASIKMGKTPVWCKDVPGFISNRVLQVMINEALWELYEGVAPAENIDNIMKLGMNHPMGPCELADLIGLDTILSILNVMYDGYGDPKYRPSPLLKQYVQAGWLGRKTGKGIYDYRK; encoded by the coding sequence ATGACTATTAAGAAAATCATGGTCATCGGTGCCGGGCAAATGGGCGGGGGAATAGCCCAGGTATCTGCCCAGGCCGGGTATGATACGGTGCAATATGATATTAATATGGATCTGGTTAACAAGGGACTGGCGGTTATAGAAAAAAACCTGTCCCGCGATGTTAGCAAGGGGAAAAAATCCAAAGAAGATAAGGCCGCTATTTTAGGCCGCATAAAACCATCGGTTAAACTGGAAGATGCCGCTGATTGCGACCTGGTAGTTGAAGCTATTGTGGAGAATTTTGATATTAAAAAACAAGTATTCAGCCAGTTGGATCAGATAGCTCCGGCCCATGCTATTTTGGCCAGCAACACCTCATCACTGCCCATTACTCAGATTGCTGCCACCACCAAACGCCCGGAAAAAGTGATAGGAATGCACTTTATGAATCCGGTTCCAGTAATGAAACTGGTAGAGATCATTCGCGGTCTGGCTACCACGGATGAGGTCTATAAGATAATTGAAGAAGCCTCCATAAAAATGGGCAAAACTCCGGTTTGGTGCAAAGATGTTCCTGGTTTTATATCCAATCGGGTTCTGCAGGTCATGATCAATGAAGCCCTCTGGGAGCTTTATGAAGGCGTGGCCCCGGCAGAGAACATAGACAACATAATGAAGCTGGGTATGAATCATCCTATGGGACCCTGTGAACTGGCTGATTTGATAGGACTGGATACCATACTCTCTATTCTTAATGTCATGTATGACGGCTATGGTGATCCCAAATACCGCCCCTCTCCTCTGCTTAAGCAATATGTGCAGGCAGGCTGGTTAGGAAGGAAAACCGGCAAAGGCATCTACGACTACCGCAAATAG
- a CDS encoding thiolase family protein, whose translation MSDYAQKLEIKRADYPKKIAVSGFGERKPNFEGMGRNVGNVYKNFREVVCVEACRTPYGVMGGKLKEYDAPQLGALAIKEVLRRTNGKVKPEDVDYVYMGQVVPAGNGQIPGRQATILAGLPESVPAISVNKVCSSGIKTIDLGVQAIMLGKADIVIAGGQESMSNCPYSLPEMRYGRRMGLLNANCVDLMVYDGLWDAFYNRHMAIHGSETSDEFGFTREDNDEWGYNSQMKAVAAMEAGRLDDEIFPVEINRGKDVLSKDEGPRPQTKMEALAKLPPVFNHKSTVTGKPGSVTAGNAPGVNDGGDVCLLMSRQKADELGLKPLFTIVDYAEVSQQTKDIATVPGLSIKKVLEQNGMTYKDVDLIEINEAFAAVVLVSACSILGMSKEEMFEKVNVNGSAIAFGHPIGATGARIVMTLAYELRRRGGGYGVCGICSGHAQGDAMLIKVEA comes from the coding sequence ATGTCGGATTATGCGCAAAAACTAGAAATAAAGAGGGCTGACTATCCCAAGAAAATTGCGGTTAGCGGGTTTGGGGAGAGAAAACCGAATTTTGAAGGCATGGGAAGAAATGTCGGCAATGTATACAAAAACTTCCGGGAAGTAGTTTGCGTGGAAGCTTGCCGTACGCCTTATGGGGTGATGGGCGGAAAACTTAAAGAATATGATGCTCCGCAGCTGGGAGCCCTGGCAATTAAGGAAGTATTGCGCCGCACCAATGGCAAAGTAAAACCGGAAGATGTGGATTATGTCTATATGGGACAGGTGGTGCCGGCAGGCAACGGGCAAATTCCCGGGCGGCAGGCCACCATACTGGCCGGGTTGCCAGAATCGGTTCCGGCCATTTCCGTGAACAAGGTTTGTTCATCCGGTATAAAGACCATTGATCTAGGCGTCCAAGCCATAATGTTGGGGAAAGCGGATATTGTCATAGCCGGTGGACAGGAAAGCATGAGCAACTGCCCCTATTCCTTGCCCGAAATGCGTTATGGACGGCGTATGGGGCTATTAAATGCCAATTGTGTGGACCTCATGGTTTATGACGGTCTTTGGGATGCGTTCTATAACCGCCACATGGCCATACACGGCTCGGAAACCAGCGATGAGTTCGGGTTTACCCGCGAAGATAACGATGAGTGGGGGTACAACTCCCAGATGAAAGCTGTTGCCGCAATGGAGGCAGGCCGCCTGGATGATGAAATCTTCCCGGTGGAAATCAACAGAGGGAAAGATGTGTTGAGCAAGGACGAAGGACCCCGCCCCCAGACCAAGATGGAAGCTTTGGCCAAGCTGCCCCCGGTATTCAATCATAAGAGCACCGTTACCGGAAAGCCCGGCAGCGTAACCGCCGGAAATGCCCCCGGAGTAAATGATGGCGGTGATGTTTGCCTATTGATGAGCCGGCAGAAAGCCGATGAATTGGGCCTAAAACCCCTTTTTACTATTGTCGATTATGCCGAAGTATCCCAGCAGACCAAGGATATCGCCACTGTTCCCGGCCTGTCCATAAAGAAAGTACTGGAACAGAACGGCATGACCTATAAGGATGTGGATTTAATTGAAATAAACGAAGCCTTTGCTGCGGTGGTTTTGGTAAGTGCTTGTAGCATACTGGGCATGAGTAAAGAAGAAATGTTTGAAAAAGTCAATGTCAACGGAAGTGCTATTGCCTTTGGCCATCCCATCGGGGCCACCGGAGCTAGAATCGTAATGACTCTGGCCTATGAGCTACGACGCCGGGGCGGCGGCTACGGGGTTTGCGGAATATGTTCCGGCCATGCCCAGGGTGACGCCATGTTGATCAAAGTTGAAGCATAG